A stretch of the Serratia marcescens genome encodes the following:
- a CDS encoding LysR family transcriptional regulator, with the protein MSLPFDVHRLLPAFLAAAQAQNFSAAARQLGVTPAAVSKNIRALEEKLALRLFQRNTHNVLLTDEGKALLAQVAPLWQALAATLESAGGERQAPAGVVRVTMIPGFGRQMLMPLIPQFLERYPQIDLDLSLDARVVNLVGEGFDVGIGSRVDPDSRLVARPLYPMHMVLAASPDYLARRGEPQTPHDLLRHDCLLHRNPSNGRHVKWQLRHQGETLALDLNGRLVVSRPEMLLDAALAGLGIVNLARWYLEKHFEQGTLRPVLAECWPRPVQLWLYYASADLPPRVRVWVDFLLEHFRDRPVSD; encoded by the coding sequence ATGTCGCTGCCCTTTGACGTGCACCGCCTGCTGCCGGCCTTCCTCGCCGCCGCGCAGGCGCAAAATTTCTCCGCCGCCGCCCGCCAGCTGGGCGTCACGCCGGCGGCGGTCAGCAAAAATATCCGCGCGCTGGAAGAGAAGCTGGCGCTGCGGCTGTTTCAGCGCAACACCCACAACGTGCTGCTGACCGACGAGGGCAAAGCGCTGCTGGCGCAGGTGGCGCCGCTGTGGCAGGCGTTGGCGGCGACGCTGGAAAGCGCCGGCGGCGAACGGCAGGCGCCGGCCGGGGTGGTGCGCGTCACGATGATCCCCGGCTTCGGCCGCCAGATGCTGATGCCGTTGATCCCGCAATTTCTGGAGCGCTACCCGCAGATCGATCTCGATCTGTCGCTGGACGCCCGGGTGGTGAATCTGGTGGGCGAAGGTTTCGACGTCGGCATCGGCAGCCGGGTCGATCCCGACAGCCGGCTGGTGGCCCGCCCGCTCTACCCGATGCACATGGTGCTGGCGGCGTCGCCCGACTATCTGGCGCGGCGCGGTGAACCGCAAACGCCACACGACCTGCTGCGGCACGACTGCCTGCTGCACCGTAACCCCAGCAACGGCCGCCACGTCAAATGGCAGCTGCGCCATCAGGGTGAAACGCTGGCGCTGGATCTGAACGGCCGATTGGTGGTGAGCCGCCCGGAAATGTTGCTGGATGCGGCGCTGGCCGGGCTGGGCATCGTCAACCTGGCGCGCTGGTACCTCGAAAAGCACTTTGAGCAGGGCACGCTGCGGCCGGTGCTGGCGGAGTGCTGGCCGCGCCCGGTGCAGCTGTGGCTCTATTACGCCTCGGCGGATCTGCCGCCGCGGGTGCGCGTCTGGGTCGACTTTCTGCTGGAACATTTTCGCGATCGGCCAGTGAGCGATTGA
- a CDS encoding NAD(P)H-dependent oxidoreductase, translated as MSRILVLTAHRTPDESRINQALIEAVRPLPNVTVHELIRAYPDYRIDVAREQELLESHDAVVMMFPFFWYSSPAILREWQDAVLTYGFAYGSEGTKLHGKPLQLVVSTGGNAQAYTPAGYNRYPVQDLLLPFHALANLTGMDYLPPHLVQGVTDMSDEQLAQAAAGVVALMETL; from the coding sequence ATGTCACGCATTTTAGTGTTAACCGCCCACCGCACCCCCGACGAGTCGCGCATCAACCAGGCGCTGATCGAGGCCGTGCGCCCGCTGCCTAACGTGACCGTGCACGAGCTTATCCGCGCTTACCCGGATTACCGCATCGACGTGGCGCGTGAACAGGAGCTGCTGGAAAGTCATGATGCGGTGGTGATGATGTTCCCGTTTTTCTGGTACAGCTCGCCGGCGATCCTGCGCGAATGGCAGGACGCGGTATTAACCTATGGTTTCGCCTACGGCAGCGAGGGCACTAAACTGCACGGCAAGCCGCTGCAGCTGGTGGTGAGCACCGGCGGCAACGCGCAGGCCTACACGCCGGCAGGCTACAACCGCTATCCGGTGCAGGATCTGCTGCTGCCGTTCCACGCGCTGGCTAACCTGACCGGCATGGATTATCTGCCGCCGCATCTGGTGCAGGGCGTGACCGACATGAGCGATGAGCAGTTGGCGCAAGCGGCCGCCGGGGTGGTGGCGCTGATGGAGACATTGTAG
- the treC gene encoding alpha,alpha-phosphotrehalase → MSNPTPWWQNGVIYQIYPKSFQDSTGNGYGDLAGVTRRLDYLQELGVDAIWLTPVYVSPQVDNGYDVADYCAIDPAYGTMADFEQLVAAAHRRGIRIVMDMVFNHTSTEHPWFKAAQDRHSPYRQFYVWRDGEGDTPPNNWRSKFGGNAWQWHADCGQYYLHLFAVEQADLNWEHPPVREELKKVCQFWADKGVDGLRLDVINLVSKQQDFPSDSQGDGRRFYTDGPRIHEFLQEMSRDVFQPRGLMTVGEMSSTTLEHCQQYAAQSGEELSMTFNFHHLKVDYAGGEKWTRAAPDYVELKQIFRHWQQGMHNRAWNALFWCNHDQPRIVSRFGDEGALRVPAAKMLAMVLHGMQGTPYIYQGEEIGMTNPGFRAIEQYRDVESLNMYAELSAQGRGDAELLAILADKSRDNGRTPMQWSSAPHAGFTTGTPWIGCAENYPQINADAALADLDSVFYAYRQLITLRKQYPLLTHGDYQDLAPDHPALWCYQRSWNGQRLLVVANLSREPLAWAAEGVEASAQWRPLMSNYSDSADQPQALTLRPFEAVWWLLED, encoded by the coding sequence ATGAGCAACCCAACCCCCTGGTGGCAGAACGGCGTCATCTACCAAATTTATCCGAAGAGTTTTCAAGACAGCACCGGCAACGGCTACGGCGATTTGGCCGGCGTGACCCGGCGGCTGGACTATCTGCAGGAGCTGGGCGTCGACGCCATCTGGCTGACGCCGGTCTACGTCTCACCCCAGGTGGACAACGGCTATGACGTGGCGGACTACTGCGCCATCGATCCGGCTTACGGCACCATGGCGGACTTCGAGCAGCTGGTCGCCGCCGCCCACCGGCGCGGCATCCGCATCGTGATGGACATGGTGTTCAACCACACCTCGACCGAGCACCCGTGGTTCAAGGCCGCGCAGGATCGCCACAGCCCGTATCGCCAGTTTTACGTCTGGCGCGACGGCGAGGGGGATACGCCGCCGAACAACTGGCGCTCCAAATTCGGCGGCAACGCCTGGCAGTGGCACGCCGACTGCGGCCAGTACTATCTGCACCTGTTCGCCGTCGAGCAGGCGGATCTCAACTGGGAACACCCGCCGGTGCGCGAAGAGCTGAAGAAAGTGTGTCAGTTCTGGGCGGACAAAGGCGTCGACGGCCTGCGCCTCGACGTGATCAACCTGGTGTCCAAGCAGCAGGATTTCCCGTCCGACAGCCAGGGTGACGGCCGCCGCTTCTACACCGACGGCCCGCGCATTCACGAGTTCCTGCAGGAAATGAGCCGCGACGTGTTCCAGCCACGCGGCCTGATGACGGTGGGCGAGATGTCCTCCACCACGCTCGAGCATTGCCAGCAGTACGCGGCGCAGAGCGGCGAAGAACTGTCGATGACCTTCAACTTCCACCACCTGAAGGTGGACTACGCCGGCGGCGAAAAATGGACGCGGGCGGCGCCGGATTATGTGGAACTGAAGCAGATCTTCCGCCACTGGCAGCAAGGGATGCATAACCGCGCCTGGAACGCGCTGTTCTGGTGCAACCACGATCAGCCGCGCATCGTGTCGCGCTTCGGCGATGAAGGCGCACTGCGAGTGCCGGCCGCCAAAATGCTGGCGATGGTGCTGCACGGCATGCAGGGCACGCCTTATATCTATCAGGGTGAAGAGATCGGCATGACCAACCCCGGCTTCCGCGCCATCGAGCAGTATCGCGACGTGGAAAGCCTGAACATGTACGCCGAACTGAGCGCCCAGGGCCGCGGCGACGCCGAACTGCTGGCGATCCTGGCGGACAAATCGCGCGACAACGGCCGCACGCCGATGCAGTGGAGCTCCGCGCCGCACGCCGGTTTCACCACCGGCACGCCGTGGATCGGCTGCGCCGAGAACTACCCGCAGATCAACGCCGACGCGGCGCTGGCCGATCTCGACTCGGTGTTTTACGCCTACCGCCAACTGATCACCCTGCGCAAGCAGTATCCGCTGCTGACCCACGGCGACTATCAGGATCTGGCGCCGGATCACCCGGCGCTGTGGTGCTATCAGCGCAGCTGGAACGGCCAGCGCCTGCTGGTGGTGGCCAACCTGAGCCGCGAACCGCTGGCCTGGGCGGCGGAAGGCGTGGAAGCCTCCGCCCAGTGGCGCCCGCTGATGAGCAACTACAGCGACTCGGCGGATCAGCCGCAGGCGCTGACGCTGCGGCCGTTCGAAGCGGTGTGGTGGCTGCTCGAAGACTAA
- the treB gene encoding PTS trehalose transporter subunit IIBC, whose amino-acid sequence MSKVKQQDIDRLIVLVGGRENIATVSHCITRLRFVLNDPSKASPKEIEELPMVKGCFTNAGQFQVVIGTDVGDYYQALIASTGVNEADKEQAKVAARQNMTWTERTISHFAEIFFPLLPALISGGLILGFRNVIGDIPMSDGQTLAQMHPAWKTVYDFLWLLGEAIFMFLPVAICWSTVKKMGGTPVLGIVLGVTLVSPQLMNSYLLGQQTPEVWNFGWFVIQKVGYQAQVIPSILAGMALGWIETRLKKIVPDYLYLVVVPVVSLLLAVFLAHALIGPFGRMIGDGVAWAVKAVMTGSFAPVGAALFGFLYAPLVITGVHQTTLAIDMQMIQSMGGTPVWPLIALSNIAQASAVLGIIIISRKANEREISVPAAISAYLGVTEPAMYGINLKYRFPMLCAMIGSAIAGLICGLDGVMANGIGVGGLPGILSIKPQFWLIYSLAILVAIVIPLVLTIMVYKRKAARGELPV is encoded by the coding sequence ATGAGCAAAGTAAAACAGCAGGATATTGACCGCCTGATTGTTTTGGTCGGCGGCCGCGAGAATATCGCCACCGTCAGCCATTGCATTACCCGGCTGCGTTTCGTCCTCAATGACCCCAGCAAGGCCAGCCCCAAAGAAATCGAAGAGCTGCCGATGGTCAAAGGTTGCTTCACCAACGCCGGGCAGTTCCAGGTGGTGATCGGCACCGACGTCGGCGACTACTATCAGGCGCTGATCGCCAGCACCGGCGTCAACGAGGCCGACAAAGAACAGGCCAAGGTCGCCGCGCGCCAGAACATGACCTGGACCGAGCGCACCATCTCCCACTTCGCCGAGATCTTCTTCCCGCTGCTGCCGGCGCTGATCAGCGGCGGTCTGATCCTCGGCTTCCGCAACGTGATCGGCGACATCCCGATGTCCGACGGCCAAACGCTGGCGCAGATGCACCCGGCGTGGAAAACCGTTTACGACTTCCTGTGGCTGCTCGGTGAAGCGATCTTCATGTTCCTGCCGGTGGCCATCTGCTGGTCGACGGTGAAAAAGATGGGCGGCACGCCGGTGCTCGGCATCGTGCTGGGCGTCACCCTGGTGTCGCCGCAGCTGATGAACTCCTACCTGCTCGGCCAGCAAACGCCGGAAGTGTGGAACTTCGGCTGGTTCGTGATCCAGAAAGTCGGCTATCAGGCGCAGGTGATCCCGTCGATCCTGGCGGGCATGGCGCTGGGCTGGATCGAGACCCGGCTGAAAAAGATCGTCCCCGATTATCTCTATCTGGTGGTGGTGCCGGTGGTTTCGCTGCTGCTGGCGGTGTTCCTGGCGCACGCGCTGATCGGGCCGTTCGGCCGCATGATCGGCGATGGGGTTGCCTGGGCGGTGAAAGCGGTGATGACCGGCAGCTTCGCCCCGGTGGGCGCCGCGCTGTTCGGCTTCCTGTATGCGCCGCTGGTGATCACCGGCGTGCACCAGACCACGCTGGCCATCGACATGCAGATGATCCAGAGCATGGGCGGCACCCCGGTGTGGCCGCTGATTGCGCTGTCCAACATCGCGCAGGCCTCGGCGGTGCTCGGCATCATCATCATCAGCCGCAAGGCCAACGAGCGTGAAATCTCGGTGCCGGCGGCGATCTCCGCCTACCTCGGCGTGACCGAACCGGCGATGTACGGCATCAACCTCAAATACCGCTTCCCGATGCTGTGCGCGATGATCGGCTCCGCGATCGCGGGCCTGATCTGCGGCCTGGACGGCGTAATGGCCAACGGCATCGGCGTCGGTGGCCTGCCGGGCATCCTGTCTATCAAGCCGCAGTTCTGGCTGATTTACTCGCTGGCGATTCTGGTGGCGATCGTCATCCCGCTGGTGCTGACCATCATGGTCTACAAACGCAAGGCCGCCCGCGGCGAGCTGCCGGTTTGA
- the treR gene encoding trehalose operon repressor TreR — MQNRLTIKDIARLSGVGKSTVSRVLNNEGSVSPQTRERVEAVIRQQGFTPSKSARAMRGQSDKVVGIIVSRLDSPSENQAVRTMLPLLYQQGFDPIVMESQFETRLVQEHLHVLRQRNVDGVILFGFTGLTAAMLKPWQEKMVVMVREYDGFSSVCYDDAGAVNLLMDRLYRQGHRHIGYLGVQLSDATTGQRRYQAYLDACERLKLTPRATLGELSYQSGFQHAAEVIDTHTSALICASDSIALGAIKYLQQQPARAIQVCAIGNTPLLSFLFPDTLSVEFGYGSAGLLAAQQLLAQLSGEQGIRRLVVPSKLS, encoded by the coding sequence ATGCAAAACCGGCTGACCATCAAGGACATCGCACGCCTGAGCGGCGTAGGCAAATCCACCGTCTCACGCGTGCTGAACAATGAAGGCAGCGTGAGCCCGCAAACCCGCGAACGGGTGGAAGCGGTGATCCGTCAGCAAGGGTTTACCCCCTCCAAGTCGGCGCGCGCCATGCGCGGCCAGAGCGACAAGGTGGTGGGCATCATCGTTTCCCGTCTCGATTCGCCGTCGGAAAACCAGGCGGTGCGCACCATGCTGCCGCTGCTGTACCAGCAGGGCTTCGACCCGATCGTGATGGAGAGCCAGTTCGAAACCCGCCTGGTGCAGGAGCACCTGCACGTGCTGCGCCAGCGTAACGTCGACGGGGTGATCCTGTTCGGCTTCACCGGCCTGACTGCGGCGATGCTCAAACCGTGGCAGGAAAAAATGGTGGTGATGGTGCGTGAATACGACGGCTTCTCGTCCGTCTGCTACGACGACGCCGGCGCGGTGAACCTGCTGATGGATCGCCTGTACCGGCAAGGGCACCGGCATATCGGCTATCTGGGGGTGCAGCTCAGCGACGCCACCACCGGCCAGCGCCGCTATCAGGCCTACCTCGACGCCTGTGAACGCCTCAAGCTCACGCCGCGCGCCACGTTGGGCGAGCTGAGCTACCAGAGCGGTTTCCAGCACGCCGCCGAAGTGATTGATACACACACCAGCGCACTGATCTGCGCCTCCGACAGCATCGCCCTGGGGGCGATAAAGTACCTGCAGCAGCAGCCGGCGCGCGCCATTCAGGTATGCGCCATCGGCAACACCCCGCTGCTCAGCTTCCTGTTCCCCGATACCCTGTCGGTCGAGTTCGGCTACGGCAGCGCCGGCCTGCTGGCGGCGCAGCAGCTGCTGGCGCAGCTCAGCGGCGAACAGGGGATCCGCCGCTTGGTGGTGCCCAGCAAACTTTCCTGA